Part of the Nicotiana tabacum cultivar K326 chromosome 20, ASM71507v2, whole genome shotgun sequence genome, TTTGAGAAGTTGCTCTAAGCAACCAAAAAAATTCCCCAAGGTTGAAAATGTTTTCCAAGTACTTCTGTGGTCCtttaaaaacatttttttttcaagaacTACTTGTGTTAGAATACTATTACTGTTTTTGTAGGAAAAACTTAAAAAAGAATTTTTATTAGATCGGATTTCTTTTATTACAAAACCAGTTTTAAAATTGGCACCCTGTACGTTGCAATAAAATATCTATAGCTTAAAATAGGaagaaagaaattaatttttcagGTGATATTGGAACGGAGAAACGATTTTCACTCTAATAATTAAAAAGAGGGAATGTTACAAttatcaaaaatataaaataaaataaatcttgtTTCTTCAAAATAAAAGGTTAGCATTAGCTGACAGTTAATTGTTTTTCATCTTAGCCGACAGTTATTTTCTCTCTATTTTCGCATCAAAACCCTGAAAAAGAGACAGGTGGTTTCTTATTTTGCTTCCACCTTCAAGTTTATACAACTACTAGCAATAACATAGGAaataaaaccaaaaaagaaaGTTAAAACTTCGATCTTTGGCCTGAGCAAGAACTAGCGaatcaagaagaaaaagaaaaattaatggCTTATTTGAAAGTTGTATCCACAATGTCCAATTGCATTTCAACTAGATTAATAATTGTGCCTGGAAATGTATGGATTTGTAGAGACTTTGTTAGTGCCACAAGACCTTCTGAAAAAGTGAGTTTTACAATATTTATTTCAGTTTTTAGActctcatttttttcttcttaaatatTGATCACATCTATATATTAATATTAATGTGAACAttttcttgtttccttttttGGGAAATTAAATGAAGATTGATAAAGAGACTTGCCAAAAGATAATAGAAGCAGCAGAAGCAGTGAAAGAAGGGGCTAAAGAAGTGAAAAGCGTTGGTGAATTTGTCAAAGAGACAGTTTCTTCTAGTGCTGGAAATGTAAGTCTTTTCAACTATTTAACTTACCTGCATCGGATATTTATACCAAATCAATCGGTTCATAAGCATCGAGGCGGAGTAAGAATTTAGAACTTATTGATTCCAAATTTTAGTCCTTTTAATTTAATGAATTCTAAATTTATGTCTACTCAATGGATTtctccaaatatatgatttgaactttcacaaaaattattgaattaaACCGAACCTA contains:
- the LOC107801262 gene encoding uncharacterized protein LOC107801262, with the translated sequence MAYLKVVSTMSNCISTRLIIVPGNVWICRDFVSATRPSEKIDKETCQKIIEAAEAVKEGAKEVKSVGEFVKETVSSSAGNVISEMAKKTLEKATEQEEKGAWDKVKDTANDIKKKVVGK